The sequence CAAGAAGGAACAACTAAAGGAAGTGGCCGGATTAGATTCGCTGACTTACCAGGATATCATCCCTTTTATAAAGGTGGATGAGGCTAAGATCATTAAAATAGACCTGAACAAGGCCACCCAGAATAGCCTTGCCGTGTTCCCGTACCTAAGTTACAAGCAACGTAATGCCATTGTTGAATACCGTAATCAACACGGCGATTATAAAGAATTAGCCGACTTAAAGAACATTCCTATTATAGATGATGTACTTTTGCGTAAAATTGAACCCTACATCAGTTTGAAATGATTGCAGAAGAAATAAAGAAAGCCATCAGGGATATCCCTGACTTCCCGAAGCCGGGTATTGTTTTTAAAGATATTACACCGATATTAAAAGACGCCGCCCTGTGCGACCGCATACTGGACGCTTTTGCCGAGCAACTAAAAGATACCAAAATAGATGTGGTGGCCGGTGTAGAAAGCCGTGGCTTTTTGTTCGGTTTATCGTTGGCAGGCCGCTTAGGCGTGCCCTTCATACCCGTGCGCAAGGCCGGCAAGCTGCCATTCACCATCAAGCAAAAAGCCTATAAGCTGGAGTATGGCACCGCCACCATCGAACTGCATACCGATGCTTTTGAACCCGGTCAGCACATATTGATACACGACGACCTGCTGGCCACCGGCGGCACGGTAACCGCCGCCAGCGAACTGATACAGGAAATGGGCGGCATAGTGGCGGGCTTTAGCTTTGTTGTGGGGCTTGGCTTTTTAAATGGGCGGGAAAGGATAGCGCCTATTAATGATAATATTTTGGTGCTGGCAGATTATTGAGTGGCTGCGCCAGAGATTAGTTGATTAGAGATTAGGTTAAAAAAATTGTCATGCCGAACTTGTTTCGGCATCCCATCTGATTAGTAACACCCATGCATAAGTACCTTGTATGTGGGGTGCCGAAACAAGTTCGGTATGACAGACTAAAATTGAAAACATGTTAAACAAAAACAATATACCCACCGGCATCCTTATAGGCTTGATCCTGCCGGTAATATCGGCCTTAATACTGGAACTTGGTTTTAAGGATTGGATCTACTTCCACCGTGGCTTACCTTACTTCGCGGTGGTGGCCGCCAATTTGGTCATCATCAGGATACTGGCTAAAAAGGGGCAGGACAGGACGGCTTCCGGCATCATGATCGTTAGTTTTGTGTTTATGGTGTTGGTTTATTTTTTCAGGTACAGATAAATGAAGTATTACCTGGTAGCGGGCGAGGCCTCGGGCGATCTGCATGGCGCCAACCTGATGAAGGCGCTAAAGGAACGCGACCCTGATGCCGATTTCCGGTATTTTGGTGGCGACCTGATGCAGGCGCAGGGTGGCACGCTGGTTAAGCACTATGCCGATATGGCCTTTATGGGCTTTACCGAGGTGTTGATGAACCTGCGCGCCATCTTTAAAAATCTGGCTGCCTGCAAAGCCGATATCAGCGCCTGGCAACCCGATGTCGTGATCCTGGTCGACTTCCCGGGCTTTAACCTTAAAATATCCGAATACGCTAAAAAGCAGGGCTTTAAAACCTGCTATTACATATCGCCCAAAGTTTGGGCCTGGAACCAAAAGCGGGTACTGAAGATCAAACGGGTGGTAGATCACCTGTTCTGTATACTGCCTTTTGAGGTTGATTTTTATAAAAAATGGGGCATGAAGGTAGATTATGTAGGCAACCCCCTGCTGGATGCCGTCTCGGCCTTCACGCCCGGTCCTGATTTTTTAACGGAGCATCATTTAGGCGATAAACCCATCATTGCCCTGTTGCCCGGCAGCCGCAAGCAGGAGATCAGCCGCCTGCTGCCCGATATGGTGCAGGTGGCCGTAAGGTTTCCGCAGTACCAGTTTGTAATAGCCGGCGCGCCATCGTTCAACGCCGGGTATTACAACAAATACCTTGGTGGGCAAAATATCCCCATTGTTTTTAATGCCACTTACAACTTGCTTACAAACGCCCGTGCAGCAGTAGTTGCATCAGGTACGGCCATGCTGGAAACGGCCTTATTTAATGTGCCGCAGGTGGTGGTTTATAAGGGTGGAGCCATTAGTATTGCCATAGGCCGCATGGTTATCGCCGTAAAATACATCTCGCTGGTGAACCTGATTATGGATAAGCCGGTAGTGAAGGAATTGATACAAGGCGATTGCAATCCCGGGCAGATCAGCGCTGAACTAAATCAGCTGGCTGCCGACACCCCGCACCGCACCCAAATGCTGGCCGATTACGATGAACTGGATCTCCGCATGGGGCAACCCGGCGCATCGGGTAAAACGGCGGATTTGATTATTGGGTATATGAGGTAGGTAATTTAACCACAAAGAACACAAAGAAGTACCGTACTCATTAGCACAAAGGTCATAAAGAGATTTTTGTGCTGATGAGTTAAATCTTTGTGTTCTTTATGCAAAATCTTCGTGCCCTTTGTGGTTAAATTGCCGCCACGGCTCACCACCGGGCAACAGACTTAAAAAGCAAAACCCTCTGTGCTTAACACAAAGGGCTCTGCCGTTTTCATAGATAATGTAGTAGAATTTGATAGGTAGATGTATGATAGATCAGGCGGCGATGAGCTGTTGCTGCTCGCCAACCTTACGTATGTTATTGTTTTTAGCGCGGAAGGCTTTCAGGTCTTCCATTAGCAGGTCCATCAATTGCTGATCGAACTTGGCGACTAATTTACTTGGGGCGGTTTTTGCGGTGTAAGTTTTCATATAGTTAAATGTTTTGGCAGGTTGACGTTTTTTTATTAAGCTGCTTTTAAGCGGTTGTTCAGGCTGTTTTGAATGGTGCTTACCAACTGGTTGTGGTTGTTGCGGGCCGACAGATCATTTACCAGGATGTTTTTCAGTTCCTCGTCAAAGCGGGCCATCAGTTTGCTTACGTTGAATTTCTTTTGGTTTTTCATAGTGGTAATGTTTTGCTGAATGTGGTATTTAACTAATTCTTTTTTTCCTTGTCAATATGATCGGTTTCGCTGAGGTTGTCCTTGCGGCGCTTCGCCTCTTCGTATTGCCTCTCGATCTGCTCCTTATCGCGCGCATCCGAAGGCTGGTTGGGGTGCAGCGGGTCTTCCCACTCTTTTTCCCCTTCAGGCGTTGTTTGTTTTTTCGCGGTCGACATATTGCTTATTAATTGATGTGTTAGCTATTATTCCAATTCAGTGCCAAAAATTAAATTCGGACGAAAAATTTGTCATAATCATGTCCTGTAAAACAAAAAAACACGCCGGATAGCGTGTTTTGTATGGTGCAGTTGACAATTTGATTACAATAAAACCTACACTGTGTTTTGTAGAGTAGTCAGGACAGTGCGGTTGCACGGTGCGCTTTCATCTTCTGCCGGGTGAGCAAATGGACGATAAGCACAACGCTGGATAAAGTGATACCGATAGCGCATACACCGGGCCACTGGTAATGCTGCCAGGCCATGGTAGCCAGGAAAGTGCCTGTAGAGCCACCGATAAAATACGATACCATATATACGGTATTAATACGGTTACGCGCCGCCGGGTTAAGCGCGAAGATGACGGCCTGGTTAGAGATATGTGTGGCCTGTACGCCAACATCCATCAATATTACGCCGATGCCTAAGCCAATTAAATTGTTGCCTGATAACAGGAACAGCACAAACGAAGCGATAATTAACACGATAGTAAAGGCCGATAATTTGTACGAGTCCATTTTATCGCTCAGGCGGCCCATCATGCCGGCGGCTACGGCGCCTAATACGCCCAGCAAGCCGAAGCCACCGGCCACATCGCTGCCCAGGTTAAATTGATACTTTAATAAGAATACCAGTGTTGTCCAAAACGCGCTGAAGCAGGCAAAGCAAAGCGCCCCGCGGAAGGAGGCCAACCGCAATGCCGGCTCATCCATAAATATTTTCACCAGCGATGCCATCAGGTGCTGGTACTTGCCTTTATAATCGGCCTCAACGCGGGGCAGTTGCAGGTAAACCAGCAGCCAGATAACCAGCATCATGCCTGCCGCTATATAAAACATGGCCCGCCAGCCAAAATGTTCGCCGATAAAGCCACTCAGTGTGCGCGATGCCAGGATACCTACCAGCAGGCCGCTCATAATAAAGCCTATTTTTTTACCACGCTCGTGCGGTTGGGCTAAATGCGCGGCCATAGGCACCAGCAATTGCGGAATAACCGAACTGATGCCGATGCACAAACTGGCTATTAATAAGATGGTAATGGTTGGCGCCCAGGCGGCTATCAGCAGGGAAGTGACCACAAAAATAAAATCGATCAGCATTAATTTCTTCCGCTCGAACATATCGCCCAGCGGAACGATGAATAACAGGCCCAGGGCGTAACCAATTTGCGTGAAAACGGCAACTTGCCCCGCTTTAGCACTGTTTATATGGTACGAATTGGCGATGTCATCCAGCAAAGGCTGATTATAATAGATGTTTGCCACCACAAAACCGGTGGTAATGGTCATTATCCATAAAATTAGCGGAGTTAGATGTGGTTTTTCTGATATTTTGCTTGTCATGTATAAATTTGGTCGGTATTTGCGCTTTTTTTGATTGTAAAATTATCTAAATATTAAGTTTGTGATAACTTAATGAGTTAAATACTGCTTTTTTGTCCTTGTTTGGTCTATTATTTTATATTTTTTTAATATTTTTTAAAATTTTTGTGATTATTTGATAGTTGGATTATAAAAAACTATTACTTTTGTATAGAAACGCTGGAATAGCTATCTGAAAATTGTGTTTTTTGAACGATAAATATTTTTTGATATAATTATGACAATCTTTTTTTAAATTATTTTAAAAAAATACAACGAATATCAAAACTAAGTGTTACTTTTACACCGTATTAAAAATACACATTAAAACGTCTTCTCATAATTTAGGTTTATAATTGGTTAGTAAAGGCCCCTGCCCATCAGGGGCTTTACTTTTTTATAAACTTTCGGTTGCAAAAGTACACGCTCAACATTTTATAAAACTCGGTTTAAAGTAAAATTTGTGTTTTAAAGACAGATCGTCCCGATGTTTACAGGCGGATCAAACCCATATAAAATAATTTTTAATTAGGGTTTACATTTTTAATAAGATATGATATATTTGCATCCCGCAATTGGGGGATTAGCTCAGCTGGCTAGAGCGCTTGCATGGCATGCAAGAGGTCACCGGTTCGACTCCGGTATTCTCCACTGATTATCAAGCACTTACAAGTATAGTAAGTGCTTTTTTATTTTCAGAGACCTCCAAATAGCTCCCCTGTATCCTCCACTTCACGCTTCCGGTAACAGTTTATGGCAGTAAACGCCATAAAGTAGTTTAAAATGGTTTAAAATTACCGTAGACCTCTTGCGTACCCTGCAAGCGTTTTCCTTCGCCAAAATAACCTAATACTTACTTTATTGGCGTTTTATTTTTGAGTAGTTTCTCATATAAAGAAGGACTGTCTTCGGATGTTATCCCGAGGTCAAAGTTGAGTTTCTAAAGAAAATTATATTATCCGAAGATACTAATGATGAAAAAAGATTTTGGACCGCTATTTGCCTCATCAATGACTTTCAATACTATGATTTAGAAAGGGCGATCAACTTTGCGGAAAGCATGAGAACAAATTTTCCTAATTCAGTTTATAGCGAGCGATTTATTGATATTAAACAAACCCTAATCGAATTTTCCTACGTGGATTTTTGCGGTTAGTTTTCGTGGCAATCTTCCTACTGGCCGGGGAACTCCCTTAGATATCCTTACGATTTAGCCTTCGATTTTTTAAAATCAACTTCCTTTTCGATCCGTCCTTGTATAATCTTGCAATATTCTACCGTAACATCAATCCAGTTTTCAAGTTCTTCATGATTGACGATTAAAGAATCTCCAATTTTGTATTTTTGTGCAGCCACCCACATTGTTTTAAAAACCAAGTATCGACCAACTGATCCCATCCGTAAAAAATTAACTGACGCCTTTGCACACGGAGAGCTCCTCCTTTTAATCGGGAATGAAAATAATAATAACCAGGTGATATAAAAGGCGACAAAAAATGAAAATTATGATTAATTGACGAAGAAAAACCAGGTGTTTTTGCAGTTTTTTTACGAACTATTGATTGTTAATTTAATGTAATGGATTTTTATAAAATATTTTAATAGATAGTTGCTTCCCGGGAATTATAAAAAGCCTTGGGCTTTACCTTATGAATTTAATTGATAAAACCGAACACGTAAAATGCCTGATCATCGGGTCGGGCCCGGCAGGCTATACGGCTGCCATATATGCATCGCGCGCTGATCTGAAACCTGTTTTATATACAGGCATACTGGCCGGCGGCCAGCTAACCCAAACCACCGAGGTAGAAAACTATCCCGGCTACCCTGATGGCATCCAGGGCCCCGAAATGATGGAGAACTTCCGCCGCCAGGCCGAGCGGTTGGGTACCGATATCCGTTTCGGTTATATCACTTCGGTTGATTTTAGCAGCCTGCCGCATAAGGTAGTGGTTGATGAAAGCAAACCCATCCTGGCCGATACGGTGATCATCTCTACCGGTGCATCCGCTAAATGGCTGGGGCTGGAATCAGAGCAAAAATATAATGGCTTCGGCGTATCAGCCTGTGCTGTTTGCGATGGTTTCTTCTTCCGCGGGCAGGATGTGGCTATTGTAGGGGCAGGAGATACCGCCGCTGAAGAGGCTACCTATTTAGCCAAGCTTTGCAAAAAGGTGTACATGCTGGTAAGGCGCGATGAGTTCCGCGCATCAAAAGCGATGATGCACCGCGTACTGAACACCCACAACATCGAGATATTATATAATACCGAAACCAAAGAAATTGTAGGCGACGGTATGAATGTAACTGGCGTTAAAGTACAGAACAATCAAAACAACGAAGAAAAGACACTGGAGGTAACCGGTTTCTTTGTAGCCATTGGCCACCACCCGAATACCGATATTTTTAAAGGCTGGCTGGATATGGACGAAACGGGTTATATCAAAACCAAAGCGGGCAGCACGTATACCAACATCGAGGGGGTATTTTGCTGTGGCGATGCGCAGGACCATGTTTACCGCCAGGCGGTAACAGCGGCAGGTACCGGCTGTATGGCCGCTATTGATGCCGAACGTTACCTGGCCGCTAAGGAGCATGTGGCTGTATTGGAAGAAATTATTTAAATAAACCCGGTAGGTAAGAAGACCGGATGCAGTTGTAGTGATTCTGCATATGTGTTAGGTTAAGGGAAGGCCGCTTACCCGGCCTTTATTCTGATAATGCTTATATGTGGACCAAACGCAAAGACAAAACGACGATACAGGAAAAACTGTTTGTTTTGGTCGTCAGTGCCGGCCTCATCGCACTGGTGATAATTGTCAAAATGATCTTTGATCTCTTCTTTTGATTGCTTCGCGCCGTTATTATCCTCTCTTTTATTGATAACTGATCGACCCTAATACGGTTTGGCTGCCCATCTTCGGCCATTTCAAGGCCGCGGTATTAAAAAATTTAAATTTTTTTTCAAAACCACTAAGGGTAAGCCCCATAGTTATGTAACTCCATTATATAAAACCAAAATAATGGAAGAAAAACAATTGGATCTGTTGATGAGGAAATTCCTGGATGGAACCGCCAACGAATCTGAAAAACAACAATTGAACGACTGGTACCGCGTTCAAAATGAAAGGGACATCATTTGGGAA comes from Mucilaginibacter mali and encodes:
- a CDS encoding MFS transporter — its product is MTSKISEKPHLTPLILWIMTITTGFVVANIYYNQPLLDDIANSYHINSAKAGQVAVFTQIGYALGLLFIVPLGDMFERKKLMLIDFIFVVTSLLIAAWAPTITILLIASLCIGISSVIPQLLVPMAAHLAQPHERGKKIGFIMSGLLVGILASRTLSGFIGEHFGWRAMFYIAAGMMLVIWLLVYLQLPRVEADYKGKYQHLMASLVKIFMDEPALRLASFRGALCFACFSAFWTTLVFLLKYQFNLGSDVAGGFGLLGVLGAVAAGMMGRLSDKMDSYKLSAFTIVLIIASFVLFLLSGNNLIGLGIGVILMDVGVQATHISNQAVIFALNPAARNRINTVYMVSYFIGGSTGTFLATMAWQHYQWPGVCAIGITLSSVVLIVHLLTRQKMKAHRATALS
- a CDS encoding adenine phosphoribosyltransferase; amino-acid sequence: MIAEEIKKAIRDIPDFPKPGIVFKDITPILKDAALCDRILDAFAEQLKDTKIDVVAGVESRGFLFGLSLAGRLGVPFIPVRKAGKLPFTIKQKAYKLEYGTATIELHTDAFEPGQHILIHDDLLATGGTVTAASELIQEMGGIVAGFSFVVGLGFLNGRERIAPINDNILVLADY
- the lpxB gene encoding lipid-A-disaccharide synthase, with translation MKYYLVAGEASGDLHGANLMKALKERDPDADFRYFGGDLMQAQGGTLVKHYADMAFMGFTEVLMNLRAIFKNLAACKADISAWQPDVVILVDFPGFNLKISEYAKKQGFKTCYYISPKVWAWNQKRVLKIKRVVDHLFCILPFEVDFYKKWGMKVDYVGNPLLDAVSAFTPGPDFLTEHHLGDKPIIALLPGSRKQEISRLLPDMVQVAVRFPQYQFVIAGAPSFNAGYYNKYLGGQNIPIVFNATYNLLTNARAAVVASGTAMLETALFNVPQVVVYKGGAISIAIGRMVIAVKYISLVNLIMDKPVVKELIQGDCNPGQISAELNQLAADTPHRTQMLADYDELDLRMGQPGASGKTADLIIGYMR
- the trxB gene encoding thioredoxin-disulfide reductase gives rise to the protein MNLIDKTEHVKCLIIGSGPAGYTAAIYASRADLKPVLYTGILAGGQLTQTTEVENYPGYPDGIQGPEMMENFRRQAERLGTDIRFGYITSVDFSSLPHKVVVDESKPILADTVIISTGASAKWLGLESEQKYNGFGVSACAVCDGFFFRGQDVAIVGAGDTAAEEATYLAKLCKKVYMLVRRDEFRASKAMMHRVLNTHNIEILYNTETKEIVGDGMNVTGVKVQNNQNNEEKTLEVTGFFVAIGHHPNTDIFKGWLDMDETGYIKTKAGSTYTNIEGVFCCGDAQDHVYRQAVTAAGTGCMAAIDAERYLAAKEHVAVLEEII